In Blastopirellula sediminis, the following proteins share a genomic window:
- a CDS encoding ribose-phosphate diphosphokinase: protein MREIKIFSGRANPRLAGDICKFLNIPLGRITLGEFPDGENACKIEEDVRGRDVFLIQPTCPPVNNNIMELLIMIDSCRRASAERITAVIPYFGYARQDRKDEGRVPITAKLVSDVITAAGADRVLTMDLHAAQIQGFFNVPVDHLYAAPVLNHYFQMLNIPEDELVIVSPDAGSIKRAVSHHRRLGGRLAICDKRRHSASDTTQENIIGGPVEGRTAIIFDDMISTAGSICGAAKTTFEAGAKEIYIAATHGVLCGDAIARLQAAPIKEIILTDTIPHQSGHLLPNTKILTVAPLLGEAIKRIHNDESISAIFREDFGAFQG, encoded by the coding sequence CGAATCCGCGCCTGGCCGGCGACATCTGCAAGTTCCTGAATATTCCGCTGGGCCGCATTACCCTGGGGGAATTCCCGGACGGCGAAAACGCCTGCAAGATCGAGGAAGACGTCCGCGGCCGCGACGTCTTTCTGATCCAACCGACCTGTCCTCCGGTCAACAACAACATCATGGAGTTGTTGATCATGATCGACAGTTGCCGCCGCGCGAGCGCCGAGCGAATCACCGCTGTGATTCCGTACTTCGGCTACGCTCGCCAGGACCGCAAAGACGAAGGTCGCGTGCCGATCACCGCCAAGCTGGTCTCGGACGTCATCACCGCCGCCGGGGCCGATCGCGTGCTGACGATGGACCTGCACGCCGCTCAGATCCAGGGCTTCTTCAACGTGCCGGTCGATCACTTGTACGCCGCGCCGGTGCTGAACCACTACTTCCAGATGCTCAACATCCCGGAAGACGAGCTGGTAATCGTCAGCCCCGACGCCGGCAGCATCAAGCGCGCGGTCAGCCATCATCGCCGCCTGGGCGGTCGTTTGGCGATTTGCGACAAGCGTCGTCACAGCGCCAGCGATACGACGCAAGAGAACATCATCGGCGGTCCGGTCGAAGGACGCACGGCGATCATCTTTGACGACATGATCAGCACCGCGGGCTCGATCTGCGGCGCCGCGAAGACCACCTTCGAAGCCGGCGCCAAAGAGATCTACATCGCCGCGACCCACGGCGTCCTCTGCGGAGACGCGATCGCCCGACTGCAAGCCGCGCCGATCAAAGAGATCATCCTGACCGACACGATCCCGCATCAGTCGGGCCATTTGCTGCCGAACACGAAGATCCTGACCGTCGCGCCGCTGCTGGGCGAAGCGATCAAGCGTATCCACAACGACGAGTCGATCAGCGCGATCTTCCGCGAAGATTTCGGCGCGTTCCAAGGTTAG
- a CDS encoding EVE domain-containing protein, translated as MAKKAAKSNSDKRYWLLKTESESYSIDDLANEKKQTTFWSGVRNYQARNFMRDDMKVGDEAFFYHSNASPPAIVGTATIVKEGYPDHTSWDKKDHHYDEKSTPDAPRWFMVDVQLTEMFEEPLGRDQLTGVAALADMELMRKGSRLSVQPVTKNEWDAVLKLAKRSKKRK; from the coding sequence GTGGCCAAAAAAGCAGCTAAGTCCAACTCCGACAAGCGTTACTGGTTGCTCAAGACCGAATCGGAATCGTATTCGATCGACGATCTGGCGAACGAAAAGAAGCAGACCACTTTTTGGAGCGGAGTTCGCAACTATCAGGCCCGCAATTTCATGCGGGACGACATGAAAGTTGGGGACGAAGCGTTCTTCTACCACAGTAACGCCAGCCCGCCGGCGATTGTCGGCACGGCGACGATCGTCAAAGAGGGTTACCCGGACCACACGTCGTGGGACAAGAAGGATCATCACTACGACGAAAAGAGCACGCCTGACGCGCCGCGGTGGTTCATGGTCGACGTCCAGCTGACCGAGATGTTTGAAGAGCCGCTGGGCCGCGATCAACTGACCGGCGTCGCAGCGCTGGCCGACATGGAACTGATGCGGAAAGGCTCGCGGCTCTCGGTCCAACCGGTGACGAAGAACGAGTGGGACGCCGTTTTGAAGCTGGCGAAACGGAGCAAGAAGCGGAAGTAG